A window from uncultured Desulfobacter sp. encodes these proteins:
- a CDS encoding DMT family transporter, translating to MGSAFALACAFFWAFAVILFKKAGESFSPIALNIYKSVVAMALIGLTMLVMGIPFFPDTAPRVWWLLILSGLFGVTLADIFYFSCLNSLGAGMVAVVECLYLPAVLVFSYILLGERMGFLGIVGSALVLCAIIVGAVPLKDVSAGNLGKGQNLWGICAGVLAMMFVALGIVIAKEVLDQADVFWATFVRVAAGLVGLVPIVMFHPERVRFVRELKFSKAWLNAFPATVSGNYIALVLWVAGMKYTSASRAAVLNQMATIFIFILATVWLKEKMTSQRLASILLAVTGAYLVILN from the coding sequence ATGGGTTCCGCCTTTGCGCTGGCATGCGCATTTTTCTGGGCCTTTGCCGTTATCCTGTTTAAAAAAGCAGGGGAAAGTTTTTCGCCCATTGCCCTGAATATTTATAAAAGTGTTGTGGCCATGGCCCTGATCGGTTTAACCATGCTGGTCATGGGCATTCCGTTCTTCCCTGATACAGCCCCGCGTGTCTGGTGGCTTCTTATCCTGTCGGGATTATTCGGCGTTACCCTGGCCGACATATTTTATTTTTCCTGCCTGAACAGCCTGGGGGCAGGCATGGTGGCAGTGGTGGAATGCCTGTATCTGCCCGCCGTCCTCGTCTTTTCCTATATCCTTTTAGGTGAACGCATGGGGTTTTTAGGGATCGTCGGAAGTGCCCTTGTTCTTTGCGCCATTATCGTGGGTGCGGTGCCCCTAAAGGATGTAAGCGCCGGGAATTTAGGCAAAGGCCAAAATCTGTGGGGAATTTGTGCAGGGGTCCTTGCCATGATGTTCGTGGCACTGGGCATTGTGATCGCCAAGGAAGTTCTGGACCAGGCCGATGTGTTCTGGGCCACCTTTGTCAGGGTGGCCGCCGGGTTAGTCGGCCTTGTGCCCATTGTGATGTTTCATCCGGAACGGGTCCGGTTTGTCCGGGAGCTTAAATTTTCAAAGGCCTGGCTCAATGCATTTCCGGCAACGGTGAGCGGCAACTACATTGCCCTGGTGCTCTGGGTGGCGGGCATGAAATATACCAGTGCATCCAGGGCCGCAGTGTTAAACCAGATGGCCACCATCTTTATTTTTATCCTGGCCACGGTGTGGCTCAAGGAAAAAATGACGTCCCAGCGCCTGGCGTCCATTTTGCTGGCCGTAACCGGCGCATATCTCGTCATTCTCAATTAA
- a CDS encoding sigma-54 dependent transcriptional regulator, producing the protein MEQPTTPYPMRVAIVDDEPIACREIARGLSRRSDYEIETFADGDAFVQRMKAVHFDLLLCDLKLPGMDGMEVLNTVKKISPDTEVIIFTGFGSIETAVEAVQAGAFHFLVKPVKMNLLFSLSQRALKSVQLVRETEALKKALIKQSKEQFLIGHSPAIQDVLRMIDKVKSLNCSVLIQGESGTGKELVARALHFLGARKKEPFIAFSCGGFSDDLITNELFGHEKGAFTGATATKIGLLESADKGTIFLDEIGMMPPNMQVKLLRFIQERNLLRVGGTKPISVDVRLVAAGNHDMKKEVELNNFREDLYYRLNVVTIMLPPLRHRKEDIPLLIQHFLTRYNKQFKKEITGVDKKAMAVLNQYPFPGNVRELENIIERGVALTENQYIGCEDLPRDLMELSFTSVDESQFESLEEVEKKYIEKVLEQTAFNKGQAAQILKLPRTTLWRKMKKYRLE; encoded by the coding sequence ATGGAGCAGCCAACAACACCGTACCCCATGCGGGTCGCCATCGTGGATGATGAACCCATTGCATGCAGAGAAATAGCGCGAGGCCTTAGTCGCCGGTCTGATTATGAGATTGAAACCTTTGCGGATGGAGACGCTTTTGTCCAGCGCATGAAGGCCGTCCACTTTGACCTGCTGCTGTGTGACCTGAAACTGCCGGGCATGGACGGCATGGAAGTGCTTAACACGGTTAAAAAGATCTCCCCTGACACCGAAGTGATTATTTTTACGGGTTTCGGTTCAATTGAGACTGCGGTGGAAGCGGTCCAGGCAGGCGCCTTTCATTTTCTGGTCAAGCCTGTGAAAATGAATCTGCTCTTCTCTTTGAGCCAACGGGCCCTGAAATCTGTCCAGCTTGTCCGGGAAACAGAAGCGCTGAAAAAAGCCTTGATCAAACAGTCCAAAGAACAGTTTCTCATCGGCCACTCCCCGGCCATCCAGGACGTGCTCCGGATGATCGACAAGGTTAAATCCTTGAACTGCAGCGTCTTAATCCAGGGTGAGAGCGGCACCGGCAAAGAACTTGTGGCCCGGGCCCTCCATTTTTTAGGGGCACGCAAAAAGGAACCGTTCATTGCATTTTCCTGCGGCGGATTCTCCGACGATCTGATTACCAACGAATTGTTCGGCCATGAAAAAGGGGCCTTTACCGGGGCAACGGCCACCAAAATCGGATTGCTGGAATCGGCTGACAAAGGCACGATTTTCTTGGATGAAATCGGCATGATGCCGCCGAACATGCAGGTCAAGCTGTTACGGTTCATCCAGGAAAGAAATCTGCTTCGGGTGGGCGGCACCAAGCCCATTTCGGTGGATGTCCGCCTGGTGGCCGCCGGCAACCACGACATGAAAAAAGAGGTGGAACTGAACAATTTCAGGGAGGATCTCTACTACCGCCTGAATGTGGTCACTATCATGCTGCCGCCCCTGCGGCACCGCAAAGAGGATATCCCCCTGCTCATCCAGCATTTTCTGACCCGGTACAACAAACAGTTTAAAAAAGAGATCACGGGTGTGGACAAAAAGGCCATGGCGGTGCTCAACCAGTATCCGTTTCCAGGCAATGTCCGGGAGCTTGAAAATATCATAGAACGCGGCGTAGCCCTCACCGAAAACCAGTATATCGGCTGTGAGGACCTGCCCCGGGATCTGATGGAGCTTTCATTTACCAGTGTGGATGAATCCCAGTTCGAGTCCCTGGAAGAGGTTGAAAAAAAATACATTGAGAAGGTGCTGGAGCAGACCGCGTTCAACAAAGGCCAGGCCGCCCAGATCCTGAAACTTCCCAGAACGACCCTGTGGCGGAAAATGAAAAAGTACCGTCTGGAATAA
- a CDS encoding glycoside hydrolase family 130 protein, producing the protein MRSKNHGKLLVTRKPNKIVGDTSRVITRPHLPEDAKRITLIIERIRGLSESRQQKLLTQIIKNFSRRHEDLTHIFEKHFSLVKKHIKKGRLLSETESALVGAYFTKEYAIESAALFNPSIVPHPVQDHLEEGSLRFVMSLRATGEGHISSIVFRSGVLNRYNTFRFDPVSEFVETPDLKLNPFYKRKLFQHKLKEMKADNDICTCVLNALPEEFSKEQLVREMGRLHKHPHFTPNKQNKTFEIINWLSDSNYEVDFHSDHRISERVIFPVSKNESRGIEDARFVQFFDDTGESTYYATYTAYNGVTILPQLIETKDFISFKITMLNGKAAQDKGLALFPRKINGQFAMLSRQDGENNHIMFSKHLQFWRTSHIIQRPEYPWEFVQIGNCGSPIETEKGWIVLTHGVGPMRQYCIGAMLLDLENPCKVIARLEQPLLIPTEKEREGYVPNVVYSCGSIIHTNELVIPYAMSDINSGIATVSVNNLINSMRKVTDRS; encoded by the coding sequence ATGCGCAGTAAAAATCATGGTAAGCTTTTAGTGACAAGAAAACCCAACAAAATTGTCGGGGATACTTCTCGTGTCATTACAAGGCCTCATCTTCCCGAGGATGCAAAACGCATCACCTTGATCATCGAACGAATCCGCGGGTTGTCTGAAAGCAGACAACAAAAATTATTAACACAGATCATAAAAAATTTTTCCAGGCGACATGAAGACCTGACTCACATTTTTGAAAAACATTTCAGCCTGGTAAAAAAACATATTAAAAAAGGCAGATTGCTGAGTGAAACTGAAAGCGCCTTGGTCGGCGCTTATTTTACAAAGGAGTATGCCATTGAATCTGCCGCTCTGTTCAACCCGTCCATTGTTCCCCATCCGGTTCAAGACCACCTTGAAGAAGGCAGCCTTCGGTTTGTCATGAGTTTGCGGGCCACCGGAGAAGGGCATATTTCCTCCATTGTTTTCAGAAGCGGCGTGCTCAACCGGTACAACACCTTCCGGTTTGATCCGGTCAGTGAGTTTGTGGAAACACCGGATCTGAAGTTAAACCCTTTTTATAAGCGCAAGCTTTTTCAGCACAAGCTCAAGGAAATGAAGGCGGATAATGATATCTGCACCTGTGTTCTCAATGCGCTTCCCGAAGAATTCAGCAAAGAACAATTGGTCCGTGAGATGGGACGTCTTCATAAACATCCTCATTTTACCCCAAACAAGCAGAATAAAACATTTGAGATTATCAACTGGCTTTCTGATTCTAATTATGAGGTGGACTTCCATTCAGATCATCGAATATCTGAAAGGGTTATCTTTCCAGTTTCTAAAAATGAGAGCCGCGGGATAGAGGATGCCAGGTTTGTTCAATTTTTTGATGATACGGGTGAATCAACCTATTATGCGACCTATACCGCATATAATGGGGTTACGATTCTCCCCCAGTTAATCGAAACGAAAGACTTTATCAGTTTTAAAATTACAATGCTGAACGGCAAGGCGGCGCAGGATAAAGGGTTGGCCCTGTTCCCCCGAAAAATTAACGGCCAATTTGCCATGCTGTCCCGGCAGGATGGCGAAAACAACCATATAATGTTTTCAAAACACCTGCAATTCTGGAGGACTTCTCATATTATCCAGCGACCGGAGTATCCCTGGGAATTTGTTCAAATCGGCAACTGCGGCTCTCCCATAGAGACAGAAAAAGGCTGGATCGTTCTTACCCATGGTGTCGGGCCCATGCGGCAGTACTGTATTGGTGCCATGCTCCTTGACCTTGAAAATCCCTGCAAAGTCATTGCACGGCTTGAACAACCGCTTTTAATACCCACAGAAAAAGAGCGAGAAGGATATGTTCCAAACGTTGTCTACTCCTGCGGCTCAATCATCCATACTAATGAACTGGTTATTCCCTATGCCATGTCGGATATTAATTCGGGTATCGCAACGGTTTCGGTGAATAATCTGATTAACAGCATGCGCAAGGTAACTGACAGAAGTTAA
- a CDS encoding MaoC/PaaZ C-terminal domain-containing protein: MPLNTVFSPSGPARVAVMETQPAIPKIFVKLITLSMVRPATLRQDTVLEKICMVYPGVTIDPEKVNRFRQVCGYDTDRSGVPATYIQSLFIGMMSKFISSSCFPITPMGLIQTGQTFELIQSVAPGMKLDLYCRMLDMTRTQKGIVSRFLMEAAAAGDHPEKKAVAESEERDLVWQGIATYLTRAKSKRPKEKKQPPQDIPLPVKEIIEVPQNTGRCYARVSRDFNPHHLYTWTSLPMGFKQPIAHGIWSMARAGASLEKAAGHPALTSMDGALKLPIFMPARITLGYTFSGTDARFELRDKAKGVPHLKGSFRFS; encoded by the coding sequence ATGCCCCTGAACACTGTATTTTCGCCTTCAGGCCCGGCCCGGGTGGCTGTCATGGAAACCCAGCCCGCCATCCCCAAAATATTTGTTAAACTGATCACATTGTCCATGGTCCGCCCTGCAACCTTAAGGCAAGATACGGTTCTTGAAAAAATCTGTATGGTGTACCCCGGGGTTACGATTGATCCGGAGAAGGTAAACAGGTTCAGGCAGGTGTGCGGATACGACACGGATAGATCCGGTGTGCCGGCAACGTATATTCAGTCCCTGTTCATCGGCATGATGTCAAAGTTCATATCATCTTCATGCTTTCCCATCACCCCCATGGGGCTGATCCAGACCGGCCAGACCTTTGAACTGATCCAGTCGGTGGCACCAGGTATGAAACTGGATCTTTACTGCCGGATGCTGGATATGACCCGGACGCAAAAAGGCATTGTCTCCCGTTTTCTCATGGAAGCGGCCGCGGCTGGCGATCATCCTGAAAAAAAAGCCGTTGCAGAATCAGAAGAAAGAGATCTGGTGTGGCAGGGAATTGCCACCTATCTGACCCGGGCCAAGTCTAAGAGACCCAAAGAGAAAAAGCAGCCGCCCCAGGACATCCCTTTGCCGGTGAAGGAAATCATTGAAGTGCCCCAAAATACAGGCCGGTGTTACGCCCGGGTATCCCGGGATTTCAACCCCCATCATCTCTATACCTGGACGTCCCTGCCCATGGGCTTTAAACAGCCCATTGCCCACGGCATCTGGAGCATGGCCCGGGCCGGGGCAAGTCTTGAAAAGGCAGCAGGCCATCCCGCACTCACAAGCATGGACGGGGCATTGAAACTGCCCATTTTCATGCCGGCCCGGATCACTCTGGGGTATACGTTTTCGGGAACCGATGCACGGTTTGAACTGCGGGACAAGGCCAAAGGCGTCCCGCACCTGAAAGGCAGTTTTCGCTTTTCTTAG
- a CDS encoding SGNH/GDSL hydrolase family protein, with amino-acid sequence MKLRGIIVLLLISVFSTNPIWASQFSGMYVFGDSLSDQGNIFAATSSNSNGPTPPLEYTDGINVGRFTNGLNYIDYLSDNLGLSSRPYLAGGTNFSFGGARISSHPYGGYSLLQQLDLFAGASGGMADPNALYVVWAGANDLADYLRSSGTMLSPTESVTYLLSVIQDLAGFGAKNILVSNIPDLGLTPMIMALGSEVTEMASALTTGFNENLEAGLGSLESTYADVNFIWFDTFGAFNEIVADPVAAGFSNATEACYSEFVMPDGTVIGDPDKYLSWDGFHPTSAVHQILADQMAGTVVPVPSTVFLLVSGLVSLAGIYRRKKQA; translated from the coding sequence ATGAAGCTACGTGGTATAATCGTTTTATTGTTAATCTCGGTATTTTCCACGAACCCAATCTGGGCGTCGCAGTTCAGTGGGATGTATGTATTTGGAGATAGTTTGTCGGATCAAGGGAACATTTTTGCCGCGACTTCGTCGAACTCGAATGGACCAACACCACCCCTTGAATACACCGATGGCATCAATGTCGGCAGATTCACCAATGGCCTTAATTATATTGACTATTTATCCGACAATTTAGGACTTTCTTCCCGTCCTTACCTGGCGGGAGGCACAAACTTTTCCTTCGGTGGTGCTCGAATCAGTAGCCATCCATATGGGGGCTACAGTCTGCTGCAGCAATTAGACCTATTCGCTGGTGCGTCAGGTGGAATGGCCGATCCAAATGCGCTTTATGTTGTTTGGGCAGGGGCTAATGATTTAGCCGATTACCTTAGAAGTTCCGGAACAATGCTAAGTCCGACTGAATCCGTTACTTACTTATTATCCGTTATTCAAGATTTAGCTGGATTTGGTGCCAAAAATATTCTTGTTTCCAATATACCAGATTTAGGATTGACGCCAATGATCATGGCATTGGGATCGGAAGTGACTGAGATGGCAAGCGCTTTAACTACAGGATTCAATGAAAATTTAGAGGCCGGTTTAGGCTCGTTGGAATCAACGTATGCGGATGTGAATTTTATTTGGTTCGATACGTTCGGTGCTTTTAATGAAATCGTTGCAGATCCTGTAGCAGCAGGATTCTCAAATGCTACGGAAGCTTGCTATAGCGAGTTTGTAATGCCAGATGGCACTGTCATTGGAGATCCTGACAAATATCTTTCGTGGGACGGTTTTCATCCGACTTCAGCAGTACACCAAATTTTAGCCGATCAGATGGCAGGAACTGTTGTACCTGTTCCCTCTACAGTCTTTCTTTTAGTTTCTGGCCTTGTCAGTCTTGCCGGAATCTACAGGAGAAAAAAACAGGCGTAA
- a CDS encoding methyl-accepting chemotaxis protein codes for MKNFSLGIKMAFGFAIIMVFLCIVAFIGFNSMSGVVDRSSKTDGVAELVTSTLSIRQDEKNYIMRNDEAFVAKVDEGIKEVISKAGAIKDSFKQTMNKDQMDQVTDRIRAYAAAFHEYVELRRKKAVAMTTMREKAGIALNLIEKIRMEQKAQFEEVRKASDEAMMDKLKKADDANRMIKWFLDCRKNEKEYIISGDMKFLDTANKHIKNIYDLSQDLKSRFTKQKNINDLNELQKELNGYNLALNSYVEMTNRQQKAEHSMVETARAAMKVCAAARIDQKSKMESEISTANMIIWIGTAMAIVCGIFFAVLITRSITKPVNRIIAGLNEGSSQVAAASGEVSSSSQAMASGATQQAASIEEISSSMEEMASMTKRNAENSSSVDRLMKEANTVVNEANASMGHLTQSMEDISKASEETSKIIKTIDEIAFQTNLLALNAAVEAARAGEAGAGFAVVADEVRNLAIRAAEAAKNTAALIEGTVKKVNDGSELVASTNEAFTKVAESTAKVGELVSDISTSSSEQSNGIEQINSAISEMDNVVQQNAASAEESAAAAEEMSAQAEQLKEYVDDLVMLVTGRIKQKGRSFHDIKPLARGGAKGKKMITLPAKSKAIRPNQVMAFDGNDTDFRDF; via the coding sequence ATGAAAAACTTTAGTCTGGGGATAAAAATGGCGTTTGGATTTGCAATTATAATGGTCTTTCTCTGTATCGTTGCGTTTATCGGCTTTAACAGCATGTCAGGTGTAGTGGACCGTTCCTCAAAAACTGACGGTGTGGCGGAACTGGTCACGTCGACATTGTCTATCAGGCAAGATGAGAAAAATTATATCATGCGTAATGATGAAGCCTTTGTGGCAAAGGTGGATGAAGGTATTAAGGAAGTGATATCCAAAGCTGGTGCGATTAAAGACAGCTTTAAGCAAACCATGAATAAAGACCAGATGGACCAGGTGACGGACAGAATCCGTGCATATGCAGCAGCCTTTCACGAATATGTGGAACTGAGGCGGAAAAAGGCGGTTGCAATGACGACAATGCGGGAAAAAGCTGGCATTGCTTTGAACTTGATAGAGAAAATCAGGATGGAACAGAAAGCCCAGTTTGAGGAAGTGCGAAAAGCGTCAGACGAGGCAATGATGGACAAGCTGAAAAAAGCTGATGACGCAAACCGGATGATCAAATGGTTTTTGGACTGCCGCAAAAATGAAAAGGAATACATCATTTCCGGTGATATGAAATTTCTGGACACTGCAAATAAGCATATTAAAAACATCTATGACCTGTCCCAGGATCTTAAATCTCGTTTTACCAAGCAGAAAAATATCAACGATCTGAACGAACTGCAGAAAGAGTTGAATGGATACAACCTCGCGCTTAATTCATATGTTGAAATGACGAATCGCCAGCAAAAGGCTGAGCACAGCATGGTGGAAACGGCAAGGGCGGCGATGAAGGTATGTGCTGCCGCGAGGATCGACCAAAAGTCAAAAATGGAGAGCGAAATATCAACGGCCAACATGATTATATGGATCGGTACAGCCATGGCGATAGTGTGTGGGATTTTCTTTGCCGTACTTATCACTCGAAGCATTACCAAACCAGTGAACAGAATCATTGCAGGGCTTAACGAAGGATCAAGCCAAGTAGCCGCGGCATCCGGCGAAGTGTCGTCTTCAAGCCAGGCCATGGCATCCGGCGCCACCCAGCAGGCCGCCTCTATTGAAGAGATCTCTTCTTCCATGGAAGAGATGGCCTCCATGACAAAAAGGAATGCTGAAAATTCCAGCAGTGTCGACCGGTTAATGAAAGAGGCCAATACAGTGGTCAACGAAGCAAATGCATCCATGGGCCATCTTACCCAATCCATGGAAGATATTTCAAAGGCATCTGAAGAGACATCCAAAATTATCAAAACCATAGATGAAATTGCGTTCCAGACCAATCTCCTTGCTTTGAACGCCGCAGTGGAGGCAGCCCGGGCTGGCGAGGCAGGAGCAGGATTCGCCGTAGTGGCCGATGAGGTAAGGAACCTTGCCATAAGGGCAGCAGAGGCAGCCAAAAATACAGCGGCACTGATTGAAGGAACAGTCAAAAAAGTTAATGACGGGTCAGAGCTGGTCGCCTCCACCAATGAGGCCTTTACCAAGGTTGCTGAGAGTACGGCAAAAGTCGGCGAATTGGTATCTGACATTTCCACATCATCCTCAGAGCAATCAAATGGCATTGAACAGATCAACAGCGCCATTTCAGAAATGGACAATGTGGTTCAACAGAATGCGGCCAGTGCCGAGGAGTCTGCCGCTGCAGCTGAGGAGATGAGTGCCCAGGCGGAACAACTCAAAGAATATGTGGACGACCTTGTTATGCTGGTGACCGGGAGAATAAAACAGAAAGGGCGTTCTTTTCATGACATCAAGCCTTTGGCAAGGGGTGGGGCTAAAGGAAAGAAAATGATCACGTTACCTGCAAAATCCAAGGCCATACGCCCGAATCAGGTGATGGCCTTTGATGGAAATGACACGGATTTCAGGGACTTTTAA
- a CDS encoding aminoacyl-histidine dipeptidase, translating to MDKLRGLQPERVMYYFEAISRIPRESGNEKAVSDYIKSIGEKLGFDTIQDANNNVIIKKPASPGKVAADPVILQGHMDMVCAKEKDKVIDFDKDPIELIVHGDFITADGTTLGADNGIAVAMTLALLEATEAVHPSIEALFTTQEETGMDGAINVDGKHFKGKRLINIDSEEEGIFTVSCAGGVRILFRQPYTKVKNPYNRSYEIEISGLTGGHSGIEIHEGRANSIKLLGRLLNKIKRIAGISSLEGGEKMNAIAKRAKAVVSVNEDISQTIQQIEKIFNDEFRVSDPALKITVTECEKQELVMNQTSMMNLINAMLLLPCGVQTMSKDIQGLVESSNNVGVLYTNEDMVIIESAARSSVKTLKDEIVDRFYAVGKLTGAQVELQSEYPSWPYNPESKVRETMKQVYEKMYGRKPEIMAIHAGLETGILSERIGKIDMISMGPNMWHVHTPNEKLSISSTERTFAFLKEVLKAL from the coding sequence ATGGATAAATTAAGGGGACTTCAGCCGGAGCGTGTCATGTACTACTTTGAAGCGATTTCCCGTATTCCAAGAGAAAGCGGCAATGAAAAGGCGGTCAGTGACTATATCAAGAGCATTGGAGAAAAACTTGGATTTGACACAATTCAGGATGCAAACAACAATGTGATTATTAAGAAACCGGCAAGCCCAGGAAAAGTCGCCGCTGATCCAGTGATTCTTCAGGGTCATATGGACATGGTCTGTGCCAAAGAAAAGGACAAGGTCATTGATTTTGACAAAGATCCAATCGAACTGATTGTGCATGGCGATTTCATCACGGCAGATGGGACCACCCTCGGTGCGGACAATGGCATTGCCGTAGCCATGACGCTTGCGCTTTTAGAAGCTACTGAAGCTGTTCATCCAAGCATAGAGGCTCTTTTTACGACTCAAGAAGAAACCGGCATGGACGGTGCCATCAATGTTGACGGCAAGCATTTCAAGGGCAAGAGACTCATTAATATCGACTCGGAAGAAGAAGGCATCTTCACTGTCAGCTGTGCAGGCGGTGTACGGATATTGTTCAGGCAGCCGTATACGAAGGTGAAGAATCCCTACAACAGATCCTATGAGATTGAAATTTCAGGACTGACGGGCGGTCATTCCGGCATAGAAATCCATGAAGGCAGAGCCAACAGCATTAAATTGCTGGGAAGACTGTTGAATAAAATAAAACGCATAGCGGGTATCTCTTCACTTGAGGGTGGAGAAAAGATGAATGCAATTGCAAAGCGAGCGAAAGCTGTCGTTTCTGTCAACGAAGACATTAGCCAAACAATTCAGCAAATTGAGAAGATCTTCAACGATGAGTTCAGAGTCTCCGACCCGGCACTGAAAATCACTGTTACAGAATGCGAAAAACAGGAATTGGTGATGAATCAGACATCCATGATGAATCTCATCAATGCCATGTTGCTTCTGCCCTGTGGTGTCCAGACAATGTCAAAGGATATCCAAGGATTGGTAGAAAGTTCAAACAATGTCGGTGTGCTTTATACAAATGAAGACATGGTAATCATTGAGAGTGCTGCCAGAAGTTCTGTCAAAACACTTAAGGATGAGATTGTTGATAGATTCTATGCTGTTGGAAAACTCACTGGCGCGCAGGTAGAACTTCAGTCAGAATATCCATCGTGGCCTTACAACCCAGAATCCAAAGTCCGGGAGACGATGAAACAGGTTTACGAAAAGATGTATGGCAGGAAACCGGAAATTATGGCCATCCATGCAGGCCTGGAAACCGGAATACTCTCTGAGCGCATTGGCAAGATTGACATGATCTCCATGGGGCCGAATATGTGGCATGTTCATACCCCAAACGAAAAACTGTCCATCAGCTCAACGGAGAGGACCTTTGCATTTTTAAAAGAGGTACTAAAGGCGCTGTAG